A single region of the Camelus ferus isolate YT-003-E chromosome 2, BCGSAC_Cfer_1.0, whole genome shotgun sequence genome encodes:
- the SMARCAD1 gene encoding SWI/SNF-related matrix-associated actin-dependent regulator of chromatin subfamily A containing DEAD/H box 1 isoform X3, with product MQYPSPSEFPNGKEVSSRSQNYPKNAAKTKLKQKCSMKPQNGFNKKRKKNIFNPKRVIEDSEYDSGSDVGSSLDEDYSSGEEVMEDGYKGKILHFLQDASIGELTLIPQCSQKKAQKIIELRPFNSWEALFTKMSKTNGLSEDLIWNCKTLIQERDVVIRLMNKCEDISNKLTKQVTMLTGNGGGWNIEQPSILNQSLSLKPYQKVGLNWLALVHKHGLNGILADEMGLGKTIQAIAFLAYLYQEGNKGPHLIVVPASTIDNWLREVNLWCPTLKVLCYYGSQEERKQIRYNIHSKYEEYNVIVTTYNCAISSSDDRSLFRRLKLNYAIFDEGHMLKNMGSIRYQHLMTINANNRLLLTGTPVQNNLLELMSLLNFVMPHMFSSSTSEIRRMFSSKTKSADEQSIYEKERIAHAKQIIKPFILRRVKEEVLKQLPPKKDRIELCAMSEKQEQLYLGLFNRLKKSINNMEKNTEMCNVMMQLRKMANHPLLHRQYYTAEKLKEMSQLMLKEPTHCEANPDLIFEDMEVMTDFELHVLCKQYRHINNFQLDMDLILDSGKFRVLGCILSELKQKGDRVVLFSQFTMMLDILEVLLKHHQHRYLRLDGKTQISERIHLIDEFNTDMDIFVFLLSTKAGGLGINLTSANVVILHDIDCNPYNDKQAEDRCHRVGQTKEVLVIKLISLGTIEESMLKINQQKLKLEQDMTTVDEGDEGSMPADIATLLKTSMGL from the exons ATGCAATATCCTTCACCTAGTGAgtttccaaatggaaaagaagtttCTTCAAGAAGTCAAAATTATCCTAAAAATGCAgctaaaacaaaactgaaacagaaatgtTCCATGAAACCACAAAATGGTTTTAACAAGAAacgtaaaaaaaatatatttaatcctaAAAGAGTTATTGAAGACTCTGAGTATGATTCAGGTTCTGATGTCGGTAGTTCACTGGATGAGGACTATAGTAGTGGTGAAGAAGTGATGGAGGATGGCTATAAAGGTAAAATTCTTCACTTCCTTCAAGATGCTTCAATTGGTGAACTTACTTTGATTCCTCAGTGCTCTCAGAAAAAGGCTCAGAAGATAATAGAACTCCGGCCCTTTAATAGTTGGGAAGCTCTG TTCACAAAGATGTCCAAAACAAATGGCTTATCAGAAGATTTGATATggaactgtaaaacactgatccAAGAAAGGGATGTAGTTATAAGGCTGATGAACAAATGTgaagatatttcaaataaattgaCAAAGCAAGTCACTATGCTCACTGGAAATGGAGGTGGATGGAACATAGAACAACCCTCTATTCTAAACCAAAG TTTGTCACTCAAGCCCTATCAGAAGGTTGGTTTGAATTGGCTGGCTTTGGTACATAAACACGGACTTAATGGCATTTTGGCAGATGAAATG gGCCTTGGAAAAACTATTCAAGCCATTGCATTCCTGGCATACCTGTATCAGGAGGGTAATAAAGGTCCTCATCTGATCGTTGTTCCAGCGTCAACTATAG ATAACTGGTTAAGGGAAGTTAATTTATGGTGCCCCACTTTAAAGGTACTCTGTTACTATG gTTCTCAAGAAGAACGTAAACAGATTAGATATAACATTCATAGTAAATATGAAGAATATAATGTAATTGTGACCAc GTATAATTGTGCAATCAGCAGTTCTGATGACCGTAGTCTGTTTCGTCGGCTGAAACTTAATTATGCAATTTTTGATGAGGGGCATATGCTGAAGAACATGGGCTCCATCCGCTACCAGCACCTTATGACAATTAAT GCAAATAACCGTTTGCTGCTCACAGGCACACCTGTGCAGAATAATCTGTTAGAACTCATGTCGCTATTGAATTTTGTTATGCCACACATGTTCAGTAGTAGCACCAGTGAAATACgaagaatgttttcttctaagaca aaatcTGCAGATGAGCAAAGTATatatgaaaaggagagaatagcACAtgcaaaacaaattataaaaccATTTATTCTCAGAAGAGTAAAAGAAGAG gttCTCAAGCAACTACCCCCAAAGAAAGATCGAATTGAGCTGTGTGCAATGTCAGAGAAGCAGGAGCAACTCTATTTGGGTCTTTTCAACAGATTGAAAAAATCTATCAATAACATGG aaaaaaacacagaaatgtgcAATGTCATGATGCAATTGAGAAAAATGGCCAATCATCCTTTATTACATCGCCAGTATTACACAGCTGAAAAACTCAAGGAAATGTCTCAGCTTATGCTAAAG gaacCTACACATTGTGAGGCTAACCCTGACCTGATCTTTGAAGATATGGAAGTTATGACAGACTTCGAATTACATGTACTTTGTAAACAGTATCGACACATTAATAATTTCCAATTAGACATGGACTTGATTTTAGATTCTGGAAAATTTCGAGTTTTAGGATGCATCTTGTCTGAATTGAAACAGAAG GGTGATAGAGTTGTATTATTTAGCCAATTTACCATGATGCTGGATATTTTAGAGGTTCTCTTAAAACATCATCAGCATAGGTACCTCAGATTAGATGGAAAGACTCAGATATCTGAAAG GATTCATCTAATTGACGAGTTTAACACCGATATGGATATCTTTGTGTTTCTGCTGTCAACAAAAGCTGGTggcctaggaataaacctgacttCAGCTAATGTTGTTATACTGCATGATATTGACTGTAATCCTTACAATGACAAACAAGCAGAAGATAGATGCCATAGAGTGGGCCAGACTAA AGAAGTActagttataaaattaataagcctGGGGACGATTGAAGAATCCATGCTAAAAATTAATCAACAGAAATTGAAACTAGAACAAGACATGACCACAGTAGATGAAG GTGACGAAGGGAGTATGCCAGCAGATATAGCCACATTACTAAAAACGTCAATGGGCCTGTGA
- the SMARCAD1 gene encoding SWI/SNF-related matrix-associated actin-dependent regulator of chromatin subfamily A containing DEAD/H box 1 isoform X4: protein MSKTNGLSEDLIWNCKTLIQERDVVIRLMNKCEDISNKLTKQVTMLTGNGGGWNIEQPSILNQSLSLKPYQKVGLNWLALVHKHGLNGILADEMGLGKTIQAIAFLAYLYQEGNKGPHLIVVPASTIDNWLREVNLWCPTLKVLCYYGSQEERKQIRYNIHSKYEEYNVIVTTYNCAISSSDDRSLFRRLKLNYAIFDEGHMLKNMGSIRYQHLMTINANNRLLLTGTPVQNNLLELMSLLNFVMPHMFSSSTSEIRRMFSSKTKSADEQSIYEKERIAHAKQIIKPFILRRVKEEVLKQLPPKKDRIELCAMSEKQEQLYLGLFNRLKKSINNMEKNTEMCNVMMQLRKMANHPLLHRQYYTAEKLKEMSQLMLKEPTHCEANPDLIFEDMEVMTDFELHVLCKQYRHINNFQLDMDLILDSGKFRVLGCILSELKQKGDRVVLFSQFTMMLDILEVLLKHHQHRYLRLDGKTQISERIHLIDEFNTDMDIFVFLLSTKAGGLGINLTSANVVILHDIDCNPYNDKQAEDRCHRVGQTKEVLVIKLISLGTIEESMLKINQQKLKLEQDMTTVDEGDEGSMPADIATLLKTSMGL, encoded by the exons ATGTCCAAAACAAATGGCTTATCAGAAGATTTGATATggaactgtaaaacactgatccAAGAAAGGGATGTAGTTATAAGGCTGATGAACAAATGTgaagatatttcaaataaattgaCAAAGCAAGTCACTATGCTCACTGGAAATGGAGGTGGATGGAACATAGAACAACCCTCTATTCTAAACCAAAG TTTGTCACTCAAGCCCTATCAGAAGGTTGGTTTGAATTGGCTGGCTTTGGTACATAAACACGGACTTAATGGCATTTTGGCAGATGAAATG gGCCTTGGAAAAACTATTCAAGCCATTGCATTCCTGGCATACCTGTATCAGGAGGGTAATAAAGGTCCTCATCTGATCGTTGTTCCAGCGTCAACTATAG ATAACTGGTTAAGGGAAGTTAATTTATGGTGCCCCACTTTAAAGGTACTCTGTTACTATG gTTCTCAAGAAGAACGTAAACAGATTAGATATAACATTCATAGTAAATATGAAGAATATAATGTAATTGTGACCAc GTATAATTGTGCAATCAGCAGTTCTGATGACCGTAGTCTGTTTCGTCGGCTGAAACTTAATTATGCAATTTTTGATGAGGGGCATATGCTGAAGAACATGGGCTCCATCCGCTACCAGCACCTTATGACAATTAAT GCAAATAACCGTTTGCTGCTCACAGGCACACCTGTGCAGAATAATCTGTTAGAACTCATGTCGCTATTGAATTTTGTTATGCCACACATGTTCAGTAGTAGCACCAGTGAAATACgaagaatgttttcttctaagaca aaatcTGCAGATGAGCAAAGTATatatgaaaaggagagaatagcACAtgcaaaacaaattataaaaccATTTATTCTCAGAAGAGTAAAAGAAGAG gttCTCAAGCAACTACCCCCAAAGAAAGATCGAATTGAGCTGTGTGCAATGTCAGAGAAGCAGGAGCAACTCTATTTGGGTCTTTTCAACAGATTGAAAAAATCTATCAATAACATGG aaaaaaacacagaaatgtgcAATGTCATGATGCAATTGAGAAAAATGGCCAATCATCCTTTATTACATCGCCAGTATTACACAGCTGAAAAACTCAAGGAAATGTCTCAGCTTATGCTAAAG gaacCTACACATTGTGAGGCTAACCCTGACCTGATCTTTGAAGATATGGAAGTTATGACAGACTTCGAATTACATGTACTTTGTAAACAGTATCGACACATTAATAATTTCCAATTAGACATGGACTTGATTTTAGATTCTGGAAAATTTCGAGTTTTAGGATGCATCTTGTCTGAATTGAAACAGAAG GGTGATAGAGTTGTATTATTTAGCCAATTTACCATGATGCTGGATATTTTAGAGGTTCTCTTAAAACATCATCAGCATAGGTACCTCAGATTAGATGGAAAGACTCAGATATCTGAAAG GATTCATCTAATTGACGAGTTTAACACCGATATGGATATCTTTGTGTTTCTGCTGTCAACAAAAGCTGGTggcctaggaataaacctgacttCAGCTAATGTTGTTATACTGCATGATATTGACTGTAATCCTTACAATGACAAACAAGCAGAAGATAGATGCCATAGAGTGGGCCAGACTAA AGAAGTActagttataaaattaataagcctGGGGACGATTGAAGAATCCATGCTAAAAATTAATCAACAGAAATTGAAACTAGAACAAGACATGACCACAGTAGATGAAG GTGACGAAGGGAGTATGCCAGCAGATATAGCCACATTACTAAAAACGTCAATGGGCCTGTGA